DNA sequence from the Synergistaceae bacterium genome:
AAATTTTACGACATCGATGCCCTCGAAAGCAAGTGCGGCACCGACAACAAATATAAGATCACGGCATTGGTGGCGGCCAGGGCTCGATGGTTGAGCGAGAGAAAGACATTCATCGACGCGCTGCCAGTGAACGAAAAATACCTTTCGGCCGCGCTCTTGGAGGTTGAAGAAGGAAAGCTCTTGATAAACTGGACGGAAGAACAGGAAAAGATACCTTCTCATTCTCGCAAACACGTGGAGGCGGCTACCTCCCTAAGAGAGTGACATCTATTCAAAATGAACGGAAAAACCCTTGCTTGGAAGCGTTCCCGTAAAATATTTTTGTGTATTACGGGGGGAATCGCCGCTTACAAAATTCCCGATCTAGTCAGTCGCCTAAAAAAGCTGGACTGCGAGGTGGAAATAGCCATGACCGAGGCGGCTGAAACCTTGGTCAGCCCCTTGGCTCTTTCGACTCTTTCCGGCCGCCGCGTTTGGCTGCAAAGGGATTTTCTCTCCTCCTCGCGGGGTTTTGAGATTCCCCACATTCGGTTGGCCGATTGGGCGGAGGTCGTGGTGATCGCTCCTTGTTCCGCCAATACCGCTTTTGGCATCGCGCAGGGGCGGGCCGGCAGCGTTGTGGAGGCCGCACTCCTTGCTACTCGCGCGCCTGTGCTGCTTTTCCCGGCGATGAACGTCCACATGTTCGAGAACCCGGCTACTCAACAGAACCTACGAACTCTGGCGGAACGAGGCGCACGCGTCGTGGACCCCGACTTCGGGCTTCTGGCCTGCGGATACGAGGGCAAAGGACGCCTGCCGGACACTGATCTCATCCTGGAAGAAATCGCCTACGCCCTTTCCCCTCACCGAGATTTGGCGGGGAAACACGTGCTGGTCACGGCGGGACCCACTCGCGAGTACTTGGACCCGGTGCGCTTCATCTCCAACCCGTCCAGTGGAAAAATGGGGCTTGCCGTGGCGAGAACCGCCTGGTACCGGGGGGCGGAGGTGCGTGTCATCTTGGGACCGGTGAACGCCACCGGTTGTGTCCACGGTCTGAAGATCCGTAATGTGATCTCAGCCCTGGAAATGCGTGACGCGGTTATGGATAGCCTGGCCTGGGCGGACTGCGTCGTCAAAGCCGCTGCGGTGGGGGATTACCGCGCCCAAGACAAATCCGAACACAAGATCAAACGCGATCCGGGAGGGGATACGCTTTCGTTGTCTTTAACTCAGAACCCGGATATTGCCGCAGAGGTCGGGTCCCAGAAGAGACCGGGGCAATTTTTGATCGGTTTCGCCGCCGAGACCGAGAATCTGGTGAACAACGCCCGAGCGAAACTGGAGCGTAAAAAGATGGACTTGATGGTGGCCAACGATGTCACCGCGCCGGGCAGCGGTTTTGAAGTGGACACCAACAAAGTGCGCCTCTTTTCCAGAAACGGAGAAGCGGCCATCTCCGGCAGCAAAGAAGAAGTCGCCGACACCTTATGGGAATACATAGCGGATCATGGCCTTTGGACTTGACGAGCAAGATTCCGATGCCCACGGCTTTCTCTTGTAAACTTCGCCTTTTGATCTGGACCCGGAGGTTGAATTGACTCGCAAGGTGGAGGTGATCGTTCCGGGGCCTTGGTGGAATACCTTGACTTACCTCTGCGACGCAGATTTACCCCTGGTGGAGGGCGCGCGGGTACGCGTTCCCGTCGGGGAAGGCGGGCGGGTGGGTTTCGCGGACCCCGCCGCGGTTCCAACGAAGGCGTTCGCGAAACTCAAACCTCTTCGGGAAGTTCTGGACGACAGGTGCGCTCTGGGGGACGAGCTTTGGGGTCTTGCGCGTTGGATGGGGAAAACGTTCCTGTGCGGCATGGGCAGGGCCCTGCAACTTCTTTGCCCCCCGCCCCTCCTTCAGGGAAAGCCGATTCCGCCCCGTCCCGCGCTTTTGCCAAGACTGGAAAAAGAGGTTTTTCAAGAAATCTCCTTCTATCATCCTCTGGACGACGAACGTTTCGCTTACTATCTCGAAAGACTTTCCGCCCCCGTCCGGGCTCTCGTGATCTTTCCAGAGGCGAAGGTGAGCGCTGGCTTTTTCGCCCGTTTGCCTACGTCCATCCAAGAAAGCGCCCTCCTGTGGCCCTCTCAGGGAGGGAAAAAATTATGGGACGCCTGGACTCGGACGGCATCCGGCGAGGTTCGAGTCGTGATCGGGTCTCAGGGGGCGGTGTTCGCGCCTTCGAGTTTCGAGGAGTTTATCGTGGACGACGAGTCTAACCCGGCTTACGTTTTCCAGCACGCGCCGCGGATCTCAGCTCGCAGTTTGATCGGTCGTCGCGCCTTGGCATCGAAGGCGCGATTCCTTTTAGGGGGGCGAATGCCGTCGGCCAAAACCTATCTCCGTACCCACCCCAAGTGCGCACTGCTTCCAGATCGCAAAAAACTGATCTTCGTGGACATGGGCCGCTCTTTCAAAAACGAGGTCCGCGGCGTGGAGGGGACTCTTCCCGTCACGGGCGCTTTGGTCGAGCGTACCCGCGCGACATTAGAGGGAGGACTTCACGCTCTCTGGATCATGGATCGCAAAGGACAGGCGGGAGAGGTTTTTTGCTCTGATTGCGGGGAGTCCTTTACCTGCTCGCGCTGTGGTTCCGTCATGCGAAGCGAAAGCGGCGGAAACGGAGAAATGATTCTGCGCTGTGTTCGATGCGGCGCGCGAGGGACGCTTCCCGACCAATGTCCCGCTTGCCGGGGAACTCTCTTGTTAGGGAAGAGGCCGGGGCTAGAGGCCTTGCTACCGCTGGCGCTCCGGTACGTGAGAGGGCATCGGGTCCTATTGGATGGAGCGGACAAGACGAAAAAGGGCTCCAAGCCCCAGGTGCCGTCTCTCGTCTTGGGAACGCGGAAGGCTTTGTCTCTCTGCGATGCTCTCGACGTGGGCCTCGTGGCTTGGTTGGACCTGGACGCTGAGGCGCGCGGCATCGAATACAACGCCAGGTTTCAGGCGTTCAGCATGGTGTGGGAGTCTTATTGGAGGGGACGGAGAAAAAACGGGACCGAGAACAGGACCGTTCTGGCCCAGACGCGCCGCCCGGGAAGCAGCTGGCAACGTTCTTTCTGGCTCGGATGGGAACATTTTTGGGAGGAAGAATTGCGGGACCGCAAAAGCCTGGATTTGCCACCTCATCAACTTTTGGCGCAGGTTGATTTCCCGGAAAAAGGAGGTGTGGTCCGAAACGCTCTGCTGGAAATTCTTGAGAGGGAAAATATTTTCGCGCTGGACTCCGGTGGCCCTCTCTGGATTACGCTCAAGTCCTTAAACCGTTTGAGGACGGTCCTAGCTCCCTGTTTTGAAATAGAACATTCACGTCAAGGATTTCCCACAATAACTGTTTGGATAGAATAAGCAAGTAGGATACAATAATTATTGATGTATCGTCCAATTTTGTTCTGTTTGTTCGTTCTGTTTGAGGGAGGTTTTGTTTGACCGCGGAGGATAAGAGAGATGCGAGAGTGGCATATGCAGGCATCCGATATGGTGGAGGAACAGATTGTCGGTCGCGATGTAAAGAACGTTCGTATTCTCAAAGCGATGTCCACCGTGCCCCGGCACCTTTTCGTGCCGGAAAAATACGCGGGAAGCGCTTACATCGACCGCCCACTACCCATAGGGGAGCGACAGACAATCTCTCAGCCATATATGGTCGCGAAAATGACGGAGCTTTTGTCCGCAGAGCCCGGGATGAAAGTATTGGAAATCGGGACGGGATCCGGGTATCAGGCGGCGATCCTGTCGGCTTTGGGCTTTCGCGTCTGGTCGGTGGAGCGGATTCAGTCCCTTGTCGATGGGGCGCGGAGGAGGCTGTCCGCTTTGGATTGCGACGTTACGCTGATTCACGACGACGGACGCAATGGTTACCCTGATGCATCTCCTTATGACAGAATCCTCGTCACGGCGGCATCGTCGCGTGTGGAGCCCGCTTGGGACAGCCAACTGGCCATAAACGGTTTGTTGGTAGCGCCATTGGACGTCATGACGGGTGGACAGCGTCTTCTGGTGCGGGAGAACTTGAAAAATGGTTTCAGGAACACGTGGTATGATTATTGTCGTTTTGTCCCCCTCTTGGTAGGTATTGATTAAATAGGTATTGATTAAGTAGAGATTGGTTAAGTAGAGATTGATTAATCAGGTGTTGATGAGATCCCTTGATTTTATCGTGAATAGTCTAGAGACGCGTGATCATGTGTCTCTGTGGGGATCCACGAAGCACGGAGAAAATCTTAAATTTTAAGGAGTTTGACAGAGTCGGATGAACATAAAACCAGATATAAAATTGAAAAGTTTAGCTCTAGGTAGCGTTGTCGCCGCTTTATACGCCGTTTTGACCATCACGCTTGCCCCTATTTCTTATGGTCCGGTGCAGTTTCGCGTCTCCGAGGCGCTGACCCTTCTGCCTTTTTATTTCCCCGAAGCTATCCCTGGGCTTTTCGTGGGATGTTTTATCGCCAATTTTTTCGGTGGCAACGGAATGCTAGACGTTTTTGTGGGAAGCTTCGCCACTTTGGCAGCGGCGTACCTGTCGCGCAAAATGCCTCGATTGTGGCTCGCGACCCTGCCACCCATTCTGGTCAACATGGCGGCCATCGGGACGCTGCTCCACTATCTTCTTGGCGTTCCCCTCTGGAGCACTGTCTTCTACGTGGGCATTGGACAGATGGGGGCCTGTGTACTTCTGGGCTATCCCCTGATGAAGGCTCTGGAAAATCGAGGAATCTTTAAACGCCGATAGAATTATCCTGTACTTTGATATCGAGAGGGGAGAGCGCGTGATGTCCACGAGAGCCCCGCGCTTTTTTTACGCTGGTGAAAGCGCCGTCGTTGTCGAGTTCGGAGACTCCATTGACATGGAGACGAACAAGCGCGTCCAGGTTTTGCGCAAAAAAATCGAAAGCTGCTCCTTTCCTGGCTTTATCGAGACGGTTCCCACATACCGGTCTTTGGCCGTTTATTTTAACCCGCTGCAGGCGGGCCCCCCAGAAAAACTGGAAGCTCTGTTACTCGAACTGTCCCAGAATCTGGAGATGAGCGGTGCGGAGGAAAAAGAGCTATTGATCATCCCCACCTGTTACGGGGGCGAGTTCGGGCCAGACTTAGATAAGGTCGCGTCGCGCACGGGACTCTCCGCCGACGAGGTGATCCGCCGCCACAGCGCCCAGGACTGTTATTGTTATATGCTGGGTTTTGTTCCGGGCTATCCCTACTTGGGCGGCATGGATCCCTCACTGGAGACGCCGCGATTGAAAGAGCCCCGGGAAAAAATTCCCGTCGGCTCCGTCGGCATAGGGGGAAAGCAGACGGGCATCTATACCGTGGAAAGTCCAGGGGGCTGGAATTTGATCGGCCGGACGCCCCTACGTATGTTTGATCCTGACAGACCTCTTCGGCCAGGAGGCACTCCGGCAATCTTTCTGAACGCGGGAATGTGGGTACGCTTCTCCCCCATCGACGCGGCGGATTTCGAGCTCCTCGCCCACCAGTCCGTCCTGCCGGATTGGCAGCCCGACATTCGCAAAAATAAAAAAGCGACAAAAGAGGTAATAGGCGATGTGCCTGACGGAGTTTGAGGTCCTGAAGCCGGGAATGTTCACCACCGTCCAAGATTTGGGCCGTCACGGGTATCAGATGTGGGGTATTCCCGTCGCTGGAGCCATGGACGGAGCCGCTTTGCGCCTAGGGAACATTCTGGTCGGCAACGAGGAAAATACTGCGGGCCTGGAAATCACCATGACCGGGCCCGTCTTGAAGGTTTTGAGGGGTGAAGGGTGTTTCGCCGTAACGGGAGCGAAGATCGGCGTGACAAAAAACGGGTTTCCGCTTCCCTACTGGACGACTCATCGATTTGTAACTGGAGACGTCCTTGCGTTGGGCATGGTCTCCAGCGGATTCCGCGCTTATTTGTGCGTTGGAGGCGGCTTCGACGTGCCTCTGGTGATGGGCAGCCGGTCCACTTACACTCGTGGCGGGTTCGGTGGGTACCAGGGCCGCGCCCTCAGAGCCAGTGACCTGTTACTCACGGGGACGGCGGACGTTCTTTGGGCGGAATGCGAGGGTTTGGAATGCCCGCCCGTCTTGCGTCCGAACCGAGATCCCGGCATTCCGCTGCGCGCGATCACCGCTCAGGAGGACGCTTTCGCGGAGGAGGGGCTCGTCACGTTTTACTCCTCCGAGTACGTCATCTCAAACGTATCGGACCGCATGGGCTACCGGATGGAGGGTCCGACCATCGCCCACAGGGAAACGGCGGACATTATCTCCGACGTCACGTGTCTGGGTAGTGTCCAGGTACCGGGACACGGGCAGCCCATCGTGATGCTGGCGGATCGTCAGACGACGGGGGGTTACGCGAAGATCGCCACGGTCTGCGCGGTGGACGTGGAAAATCTGGCTCAACGTCTGCCTGGGCAGAAAGTGCATTTCGCTCGCGTCTCCGTCTCTGAGGCCGTGGAGCTGTTGAGGAAGGAAGAGACCCTGTTCTCGGCCATGAAAAAACTCCGGGCCGCAAAACGGTCAATCTCTTCCGTATCCAGCTCTTCCGTATCCAGAGGAACATGGAACGTGACGGTGAACGGCGAAAACCACCAGATAGAGTGGGAAAGATTGGGGTGAGCGCGATGGCGATGGTGATGGTGGATCTCAACAGCGACCTGGGGGAGAGCTTCGGAGCCTGGACGATGGGGATAGACTCGGAGGTGATGAGTTATATTAGCTCCGCGAACGTGGCTTGTGCTTGGCACGGGGGCGACGCCGAGGTCATGCTCAGGACGGTTCGGGCGGCCAAGGCCCAAAACGTGGCCGTGGGGGCTCATCCTGGCTATCCCGACCTGCTGGGGTTCGGGCGGCGCAACATGGCCTGCACGGTGGACGAGCTTTATGCTTATACGCTTTATCAAGTGGGGGCGCTCCAAGCGATATGCGCTTCCGAAGGGCTGGAACTTCAGCACGTGAAACCTCATGGAGCCATGTACAATCAGGCGGCAAAGGACCCAAAATCGGCCACCGCCATCGTGAAGGCCGTCAAGAACGCGGGAAGGGGGCTCATTTTCATGGGGCTCGCAGGTTCTGCTTTTGAAGTGGCGGCTCTGGAGCAAGGTGTGCCTTTCGCGTCGGAGGCTTTCGCTGATCGTGGGTACATGCCAGATGGATCTCTAGTACCCCGCTCCCAGCCGGGCGCTTTCATCCACGACCCCGACCAGGCCGCGGTCCGTATGGTAAAGTTGGTCAAGGAGGGCGTTATCGAGACCCCTGACGGTCAGATTTTGAAGCTCGTGGCTCATTCTATCTGCCTGCACGGAGACAACCCCGCGGCAGTGAAGATGGCGATGGCCGTTCGCGCGGCTTTGGAGAAAAATGGGATTGCGGTCAGAAACGTGCGAGAAGTGCTAGGAAAGTGATTCTTTGATGGGATTCACTATAACGGCAACAGAGATAATGGCGTTTCTGGCATCAAAGGGATACCTAATAGCTGGATTTACCCCACAAGATGTTATGAAATGGAGGTCTGAATAATCATGAAACGAAAATATGCTTTGTCGTTAATTTTCTTCCCTCAGGACGAAGGCGGCTATCATGTGGAATGTCCAGAAATATCTGGGTGCTTTACGTGTGGCAAAACTTTGGAAGAAGCTACAGAAGCTATAAATAATTTGATTCAAGACCTCATGCCGGACGAAATAAAGACGGAGATACAAGAAGAGATGTTCCGCCTAGGGCATTGTCTTCCAGGAAAGCAGTTCTACGAAGTAAAGGTCGTAGAGGTCGAAGCCACCGATAGCGGAGAGATTTTTTTTACCTCTGCGGATGTAGCCGAGAGGATTCAAGCTGCGGTTTAAGAGATGGGATTATGTGAAGAAGGGGATAATACCAACCATGACAAAAGCGAAAATGAGCGATTACGCAACGTGCAGTCCTCAGGAAGTGCGCCAGATGATCCGTGAGGGAAAGTGGGATCGCCCGACGTCCGGGATGTGCGCCGGTCACGTGCAGGGGAACTTGGTGGTGCTGCCCAAGGACCTGGCTTATGACTTTTTGGTCTTCGCTCAGCGCAACCCGAAACCCTGCCCCATCCTCGACGTGACCGAGCCCGGCGATCCGGAGCCCAAGCTGGTGGCACCAGGGGCCAGCCTCGCCACAGACATTCCCCGGTACCGTGTCTGGAAAAACGGGGAATGCGTAGACGAGCCCACGGATGCGCGGCGGTACTGGCGTGACGACCTGGTGGGGTTCCTGCTGGGCTGTTCTTTTTCCTTTGAGGGAGCTTTGATGCAGGCGAACATCGCGGTGCGTCACATCGACTGCGACTGCAACGTGCCGATGTACATCACAAACATTCCCTGCAACCCGGCCGGTCGGCTGCGGGGCCCTATGGTGGTTTCTATGCGCCCCGTTCCGGCGTCCCTGGTTCCGAAGGCCGTTCTCTGCACGGGGCGTTTTCCGGCGGTCCACGGCGCTCCGGTGCATATCGGGAAGCCCGCCGTTATCGGGATCGAGAATATCGACAAACCCGACTTCGGCGACTCCGTACCGATCTACCCCGGAGAGATCCCCGTCTTTTGGGCCTGCGGGGTAACCCCCCAAGCGGCGATCATGGCCGTAAAGCCGGAGTTCGCTATCACCCACGCCCCCGGCTGTATGTTCGTCGCCGACCCTCTGGACAGCGAATACGCGGTATTTTGATTTGGATTAATGGGATCAGGGGACAAGTCCCCTGTGTTTTTTTAGTCAAGGTCCCGCGGTTGTTAATCTTGTTGTTAATCTTTTAGAACAATCCCGAAATTTTCCCGTCCTCGTCGACGTCGATGGACAAGGCCGCGGGTTTTTTGGGAAGCCCCGGCATTGTCATGATGGAGCCGGTCACCGCCACCAAGAAGCCGGCCCCGGCGGAAAGGCGTACCTCCCGCACCGTAACGCGAAAGCCCTTGGGGCGGCCCAGCTTGGCCGCGTCGTCGGAGAGGGAGTACTGGGTTTTCGCCATGCAGATCAAAAGGTCGTCTTTGCCCAACCCGTGAATCAGATCCAGGTCTTTTTCGGCCTGTGGAGTGAAGTCTACTCCATCCGCGCCGTAGATCTCTCTGGCGATGGCGTTTATCTTTTCCTTGGGGCTCATGACGGCTTCGTAGATAAACTTCACTTCCAAGGTTTTTTCGCGTTTTTCACAAGCCTCGATGACTTTTTTGGCTAACTCCGCGCCGCCTTTTCCGCCTTTTTCCCAGACCTCGGAGAGGGCGAAACTTGCGCCCAGCTCGGAGCATTTTTTCTCCACTAAGGCCAGTTCCGCTTCGGTGTCCAAGGGAAACCGATTGATGGCGACCACCACCGGAAGCCCGAACTTCTTGATGTTCTCGATATGCTTTTCGAGGTTCGGCATCCCCGCCTCCAATGCTTTTAAATCCTCTCCCGTGAGTTCTGTTTTCTTTCTGCCCCCGTGCATCTTAAGGGCGCGAACCGTAGCTACCAACACCACCGCGTCGGGAGCGAGCCCAGCGGCGCGACATTTGATATCCAGGAACTTCTCGGCGCCCAGGTCCGCGCCGAAACCAGCCTCCGTCACCAAATATTCCGCCAGCTTCAACCCCAGTTTAGTGGCCTGGACGCTGTTGCAGCCGTGGGCAATGTTGGCGAAGGGTCCGCCGTGGATGAAAGCGGGCACGCCCTCCAGGGTCTGAACTAGGTTCGGGTTGATGGCGTCCTTCAGAAGCGCAGCCATAGCCCCAGCCGCTCCGATATCCGCCACAGTGACGGGTTTGCCGTCGTAGCTATAGGCCAGGACGATCTTAGCGAGGCGTGCTTTGAGGTCCATCAAGTCCATCGCCAAACAAAGAATAGCCATCACCTCGGACGCGACGGTAATATCGAAACCGCTCTCCCGAGGGACGCCTTCCGTTTTACCGCCGAGCCCCATGATGATTTTGCGTAAAGCCCTCTCGTTCAAGTCCATCACCCTGCGGAAAACGATGCGGCGCGGGTCGATGTTCAGCTCGTTGCCCTGCTGGATGTGATTATCGAGCATCGCCGCGCAGAGGTTATGGGCTGTGGTAATGGCGTGCAGGTCTCCGGTGAAGTGGAGATTGATGTCCTCCATGGGAACGACCTGGGAATACCCACCTCCAGCCGCCCCTCCTTTGACGCCGAAGCTGGGACCCAGCGAAGGCTCTCGGAGGGCCACGCAGGCTTTTTTGCCGACACAGGCCAAGCCCTGGACGAGCCCCACGCTGGTGGTGGTCTTGCCCTCTCCCGCCGGGGTGGGCGTAATGGCCGTTACCAAGACGAGCTTGCCGTCTGGCTTGTTCGTGAGTCTTTTCAACACCCTGGGACGCACCTTCGCCTTATATTTACCGTAAAGTTCCAGATCGTCTTCTTCTATCCCCAACTTTTCGGCTATTTTAACGATCGGCTCCATTTGCGCGGCTTGCGCTATTTCGATATCGCTCGGTACTCTCATTAAAAACCACTCCATCCATTTTCAAGTTATTCCCGAGGGAAGAAGTCCGAATCCGAACCCCAGACTATTTTATACAAAATATTGCCGGTTATGACCTGTGAGATCCTAACCGGTGCTAAAAGCGAAAATTAAGAGAATTTTTGAAAAGGAAAGGCGCTTACATCCCTCGTGTCCAGACCACAGTGTTCGATCGCTTGTAAAGGTACGTGGAGCTAAAGGTTGGGGGAGGGGTCAAAATATTGTCGGAACCATAAAGAGCCATCGTATAGGTGGATTGGGCTTTATCCTCTATGATCTCATTCACACGAGTCTTACCCTTTAGCCTCACTCCCACCCACCACTTGCCACCCGTAAAGAAAAAAGCGTAGCGGATGGGGTCGTTGATAATGCGTCCATGGTCCATGTACTTACCCAGCAGTTCAGCGTAATTAACGCTCGCGGCTGGGAAAAAATCGCCGCTATTCATAACAAACAACATCGCGCCAGATTTCATAACGCGGAGGTCACTGAGAATAGCCATCGCTTCGGCGCTGGACTCGCCACTCGCCTGGGCCAACAACATAGACCCTGCCAATATCCCGATGATAACGATGACGATCAAGACTTCGACGAGCGTAAAACCTTCACGTTTTTTTCGAGGTTGACACATTCGATACATTTCTTCCTCTCTTATCCTGAAATTTCCACCTTAAATGTTTTTATTGTATAAGACTCTTTAATCTTGCGATATAGGGATTTAGTTGTATATTTTATAATACGTATAAATCTATACAATAATAAATTTACTGCTAGATGACATATAATGATTATATGATATGTGATGATTATATGATATATGATGGTTAATGGTTATATTTTTCGCGCTGTGATTTTTACGATTGCGGGCCTGATCTTCTCAGAATTAAACATTCAATACCCAAGCAATACCCAACGCGGACTATTAGTTATCTCATTAATTGTCTCATTAGTTAACTAATTTATTGTCTACAATCTCTCTGAATACTTGTCCGTTGAGCTTCCATTCGAGTAATCTTCTATCAAGAATGAATTTTAACTCCTTTTTAGCTCATCTAAATCTAAAACGCAATCATTTACACTTTTCCCGACGCGTCCACCCTGGGAATTATCCGCCTAACTTGCAAAAAATATTTTATATGAGGTAAAATGTCAATATTATCGCTGCATTAAATTTCTTAACATAAAATCATCACATGTACCGATGTTTTTCTCGACATACGAACAAGCTCTCCCGAACTTGGAGACAGGGAGGAGATGAGTTTGCGGCACTGACGTTTAGATATAACGCACAAAGGGCAGCAATTCGATCCGCGCGGTTCGAAACGCCATATTATGAAACGAGGAGAAAAAAATGGATGAAGTGACGATCAGTGTCATAGGTATTGTTGTGGCTTTGGGACTTGTGTTGTATATGATCATGAAGGGCGTCAATATCTTCGTTGTCGCGTTCTTGTGTTCGACAATTGTAGCCTTGACGGGAGACATTCACCTCTATGATGCGCTCAAGGGACATTATATGAGAGGGTTCGTCGGGTTCATGCAGGCCAACTACCTGATATTCCTGACGGGTACCTTGCTGGGCAAGATGATGGAGGTCACTAACGGCGCCAAAGCCATAGCGCAGATGTTGGTAAGGCTCTTCGGCAAGGACAAGGCGATCATCTCCGTCCCGCTCGCCTGCGGCATCCTGGGTTACGGCGGGGTGAGCGCTTTTGTCATCAGTTTCTGCGTATTCCCCATAGCGCTTCAAATCTTCAAAGAAGCAGACCTGCCAAGGCGCTTCATCCCAGCGGCCCTCACGTTTGGTTGTTCGACGTTTGCTATGGTCGCGCCAGGCGCGCCTCAAATCCACAACGCAATCCCGGCCAGTACTTTAGGCACGGACTTGATGGCTGGCGCGCTGGTCGGCTTTGTCTCTTGCGCGGTAGTGCTTGTGATTGGCTGTCTTTGGCTGTTCCAAATCGTGCGCAAGGCCCAAGCCCAAGGAGAGCACTTCGTAGCAAAGTCCATGGACGTGTTCGCCAGCGGCGAGGAAAAGCTGCCCAATGGCTTCGTTGCCCTTATTCCGTTGATCGTCACCATTTTTATCATTAACATCAAAATTGGTGGTCAACCCATAGTTAACCTGGAGTCCGGGCTGCTTTTGGGCTCGATCCTCGCCTTTGCGCTAATGAATAACTACCAAGACAATAGCCAGATCCTGGCCAACTTGGGTGACAGTTGCAAAAACTCTATGGGCGCCATCGCCAACACGTGCGCGGTGGTGGGCTTCGGCACGGTGGTCCAGGCCGCCAAGGCGTTTCCCGCGATCGTCAACGCCGTCCTCGATATCCCCGGACCCGACCTTGTGGGAGTGGCCGTAGCCATGAACGTCATCGCCGGTATTTGCGGTTCCGCGTCGGGCGGATTGGGCATC
Encoded proteins:
- a CDS encoding formate--tetrahydrofolate ligase, yielding MRVPSDIEIAQAAQMEPIVKIAEKLGIEEDDLELYGKYKAKVRPRVLKRLTNKPDGKLVLVTAITPTPAGEGKTTTSVGLVQGLACVGKKACVALREPSLGPSFGVKGGAAGGGYSQVVPMEDINLHFTGDLHAITTAHNLCAAMLDNHIQQGNELNIDPRRIVFRRVMDLNERALRKIIMGLGGKTEGVPRESGFDITVASEVMAILCLAMDLMDLKARLAKIVLAYSYDGKPVTVADIGAAGAMAALLKDAINPNLVQTLEGVPAFIHGGPFANIAHGCNSVQATKLGLKLAEYLVTEAGFGADLGAEKFLDIKCRAAGLAPDAVVLVATVRALKMHGGRKKTELTGEDLKALEAGMPNLEKHIENIKKFGLPVVVAINRFPLDTEAELALVEKKCSELGASFALSEVWEKGGKGGAELAKKVIEACEKREKTLEVKFIYEAVMSPKEKINAIAREIYGADGVDFTPQAEKDLDLIHGLGKDDLLICMAKTQYSLSDDAAKLGRPKGFRVTVREVRLSAGAGFLVAVTGSIMTMPGLPKKPAALSIDVDEDGKISGLF
- a CDS encoding prepilin-type N-terminal cleavage/methylation domain-containing protein, which translates into the protein MCQPRKKREGFTLVEVLIVIVIIGILAGSMLLAQASGESSAEAMAILSDLRVMKSGAMLFVMNSGDFFPAASVNYAELLGKYMDHGRIINDPIRYAFFFTGGKWWVGVRLKGKTRVNEIIEDKAQSTYTMALYGSDNILTPPPTFSSTYLYKRSNTVVWTRGM